One window of Elaeis guineensis isolate ETL-2024a chromosome 11, EG11, whole genome shotgun sequence genomic DNA carries:
- the LOC105033098 gene encoding uncharacterized protein, with the protein MGNCAFRGFGEGGGLMIKVVTFNGGVMELHPPVTVECITNGFPGHGIFRSRDLFSKPLLHNEELVGGELYYLRPLTDTHKGLPSLVAPYRVSFDHHGFWRRQDMEVVPKFHANSGNGGGVGGVWKVKLVISPTQLNEILSQDSRTEALIESVRTVAKCGNGAASVASSDQWSLASSRKVSSESMD; encoded by the coding sequence ATGGGTAACTGTGCGTTTAGAGGTTTTGGAGAGGGAGGTGGGTTGATGATAAAGGTAGTGACGTTCAACGGCGGCGTGATGGAGCTCCATCCGCCGGTCACCGTGGAGTGCATCACCAATGGGTTCCCGGGCCATGGCATCTTTCGGAGCCGTGACCTCTTCTCGAAGCCGCTTCTTCACAACGAAGAGCTCGTCGGAGGGGAACTATACTATCTCCGCCCCCTTACCGACACCCACAAGGGCCTCCCCTCCCTCGTCGCTCCTTACCGCGTGTCCTTCGACCACCATGGGTTCTGGAGGAGGCAAGACATGGAGGTGGTGCCCAAGTTTCACGCGAATAGCGGCAATGGAGGTGGGGTTGGTGGGGTGTGGAAGGTGAAGCTAGTGATAAGCCCGACACAGCTCAACGAGATCCTGTCACAGGATTCGAGGACCGAGGCGTTGATAGAGAGCGTGAGGACGGTGGCCAAGTGTGGCAATGGAGCGGCCTCAGTGGCGAGCTCGGATCAATGGAGCTTGGCTAGCAGCAGGAAGGTTTCTTCCGAGAGCATGGATTAG